In one Alphaproteobacteria bacterium genomic region, the following are encoded:
- a CDS encoding glutathione S-transferase family protein, whose translation MTDLTLYDCLESGNGHKVRLMLSLLDIDYKLVLKDIHKGETRTPEFLAINPVGRIPALQFADGRVLAESNAILCYLAEGTPFLPQDRFARAQVLSWLMWEQYEHEPNIAVARFWAHHLEMTPERIKLIEEKRAKGRNALSLMEMNFSYANWAVGNDPTVADVSLYSYTSVAEEGGIDLAPYPAVRKWLDRVAALPGFIPMTPFEETR comes from the coding sequence GAGAGCGGTAACGGGCACAAGGTTCGCCTCATGCTCAGCCTGCTCGACATCGATTACAAACTGGTCCTGAAGGACATCCACAAGGGCGAAACCAGGACGCCGGAATTCCTGGCGATCAACCCGGTCGGACGCATTCCGGCCCTGCAGTTTGCCGATGGTCGCGTGCTGGCGGAATCGAATGCGATCCTGTGCTATCTGGCCGAGGGTACGCCATTCCTACCGCAGGATCGGTTCGCCCGCGCACAGGTTCTGAGCTGGCTGATGTGGGAGCAATACGAGCACGAACCCAATATCGCCGTCGCCCGTTTCTGGGCGCACCATCTGGAGATGACGCCGGAGCGGATAAAGCTGATCGAGGAGAAGCGGGCAAAGGGGCGCAACGCCCTGTCTCTGATGGAGATGAATTTCTCCTATGCAAACTGGGCCGTAGGAAATGACCCGACCGTCGCGGACGTCTCACTGTACTCCTACACCAGTGTGGCCGAAGAGGGAGGCATCGACCTGGCCCCCTATCCAGCGGTCCGGAAGTGGCTGGACCGCGTCGCCGCCCTGCCCGGCTTCATCCCCATGACGCCCTTCGAGGAGACGCGGTGA